A single window of Psychromonas ingrahamii 37 DNA harbors:
- a CDS encoding UDP-N-acetylmuramoyl-tripeptide--D-alanyl-D-alanine ligase, with protein sequence MTFTTIKKEEGINMISLTLAEIAKATAGQIINCEHPEAVFNNISTDTRQIKSGDLFIALRGERYDAHQFLEKAVQQGAGALLIDQKKRSDLPCVLVQDTRIALGLLASYVRQQIGRLKCAAITGSNGKTTTKELLSAILCCHTGNNENVLATAGNFNNDIGLPLTLLRLTEKTRYAVVELGANHLGEIAYTAQLTKPDVALINNVMPAHLEGFGSLQGVAQAKGEIWSSLGDTGIAVVNLDSDFASEYLTQLKKLNRQVFTFSKESEKAHVSASNIIFSSLGKASFRLNVMLNRDPQAISIQLNLAGLHNVSNALAAATMALALGCNLKDIQAGLGLVQQVEGRVDSRELNKLVTLIDDTYNANPASVKVAIDLLQQYASSHLLVLGDMAELGDFSEHEHFLIGEYAAQKGIQTLITFGKLTFKTYQAFKQAGQGEALHFADKKQLNAYLENRLLEQKNKLTILVKGSRGSKMEEVVNFIKQAANKFSA encoded by the coding sequence ATGACCTTTACCACAATAAAAAAAGAAGAAGGTATTAACATGATCAGCCTAACACTTGCTGAAATAGCCAAAGCAACCGCTGGGCAGATAATTAATTGTGAGCACCCAGAGGCAGTTTTCAATAATATCAGTACCGATACCAGACAAATCAAATCGGGTGATCTTTTTATCGCACTGCGCGGTGAACGCTATGATGCGCACCAATTTTTAGAAAAAGCCGTGCAACAGGGGGCGGGGGCGTTATTAATTGATCAGAAAAAAAGGAGTGATTTACCCTGTGTTCTGGTACAAGATACGAGAATTGCATTAGGCCTATTAGCGAGTTATGTCAGGCAGCAAATAGGCAGGTTAAAATGCGCCGCTATTACCGGCAGTAATGGTAAAACAACCACCAAAGAATTACTCAGTGCAATACTTTGCTGCCATACTGGTAATAATGAAAATGTGTTAGCAACCGCGGGTAATTTTAATAATGATATCGGTTTACCCCTTACTTTATTACGTTTAACCGAAAAAACACGTTATGCCGTGGTCGAGTTAGGTGCTAACCATTTAGGTGAAATTGCCTATACGGCGCAACTTACAAAACCCGATGTGGCATTAATAAATAATGTAATGCCTGCTCACCTTGAAGGTTTTGGATCGCTGCAGGGTGTCGCACAAGCAAAGGGGGAAATTTGGTCAAGTCTTGGAGACACTGGCATCGCGGTGGTGAATTTAGATTCTGATTTCGCCAGTGAGTATTTAACCCAATTAAAAAAATTAAATAGACAGGTATTCACATTTTCTAAAGAGAGTGAAAAAGCCCATGTGAGTGCGTCAAATATTATTTTTTCTTCCTTGGGTAAGGCATCTTTTCGGCTTAATGTGATGCTTAATAGGGACCCGCAAGCAATCTCTATTCAATTGAATTTAGCTGGATTACATAATGTAAGTAATGCGCTTGCTGCCGCAACAATGGCACTTGCATTAGGCTGTAACCTGAAGGATATACAGGCGGGTCTAGGTTTAGTGCAACAGGTTGAGGGGCGAGTTGATAGTCGTGAACTCAATAAATTAGTGACCTTGATTGATGATACTTATAATGCTAACCCTGCTTCTGTGAAAGTGGCTATTGATCTGCTCCAACAATACGCTTCTTCCCATCTTCTTGTTCTTGGCGACATGGCTGAATTAGGCGATTTTAGTGAACATGAGCACTTTCTGATTGGTGAGTATGCAGCGCAAAAAGGGATTCAAACGTTAATCACTTTCGGTAAGCTTACGTTTAAAACATACCAGGCTTTCAAGCAAGCAGGGCAGGGTGAAGCCCTGCATTTTGCTGATAAGAAACAATTAAATGCTTACTTAGAAAACAGACTATTAGAGCAAAAAAATAAGCTGACGATCTTAGTGAAAGGCTCGCGTGGTTCAAAAATGGAAGAGGTTGTTAACTTTATCAAGCAGGCAGCCAATAAATTCAGCGCTTGA
- the mraY gene encoding phospho-N-acetylmuramoyl-pentapeptide-transferase — protein MIVWLAELLSSQFTFLNVLTYLSVRTVMAVLTALAFSLFFGPKLIRFLQKFQIGQIVRQDGPESHFSKAGTPTMGGILILGAITFSSLLWARLDNSYVWIVLFTTLAFGAIGFMDDYLKVVRKHPDGLIARWKYFWQSVTALVLAVVLFLSATTPAELTFVMPFFKQYMPYLGLAFIPLVYFTVVGSSNAVNLTDGLDGLAIMPTVMVAAAFALIAYLTSHVNYAHYLYIPYIPKASELVVICGTIVGAGLGFLWFNTYPAQVFMGDVGSLALGALLGVIAVLVRQEILLVIMGGIFVVETLSVILQVGSYKMRKRRIFRMAPIHHHYEKKGWPEPRVIVRFWIITIVLVLIGLVTLKVR, from the coding sequence ATGATCGTCTGGTTAGCAGAGTTACTTTCAAGCCAATTTACATTTTTAAATGTACTAACATATCTGTCAGTGCGAACAGTTATGGCGGTATTAACCGCGTTAGCATTTTCGCTGTTTTTTGGGCCTAAATTAATACGTTTTTTACAAAAGTTTCAGATTGGTCAAATCGTCCGGCAGGATGGCCCAGAATCTCATTTCAGTAAGGCTGGGACGCCAACCATGGGTGGTATTTTGATTCTTGGTGCAATCACCTTCTCAAGCTTATTATGGGCTAGATTGGACAATTCTTATGTTTGGATAGTGCTGTTCACAACGCTTGCTTTTGGTGCAATTGGTTTTATGGATGACTATTTAAAAGTGGTCCGTAAACACCCTGACGGTTTAATTGCCCGCTGGAAATATTTTTGGCAATCTGTTACTGCGCTTGTTCTTGCTGTTGTCTTATTTTTAAGCGCAACAACGCCGGCGGAACTGACTTTTGTTATGCCATTTTTTAAACAATATATGCCTTATCTTGGTTTGGCTTTTATTCCCTTAGTCTATTTTACCGTGGTAGGTAGCAGTAATGCTGTTAATTTGACCGATGGTTTAGATGGATTGGCTATTATGCCGACTGTGATGGTTGCAGCTGCATTTGCATTAATTGCCTACCTGACAAGCCATGTTAATTATGCGCATTATTTGTATATTCCCTACATTCCTAAGGCCAGTGAATTGGTGGTTATCTGCGGTACTATAGTAGGAGCGGGGTTAGGGTTTTTATGGTTCAATACCTATCCTGCACAAGTGTTTATGGGTGATGTGGGTTCACTGGCATTAGGGGCTTTACTCGGTGTAATTGCTGTTTTGGTTCGTCAAGAAATCCTGCTGGTTATTATGGGGGGGATATTTGTAGTGGAAACACTGTCGGTTATTTTACAGGTAGGTTCATATAAAATGCGTAAACGGCGTATTTTTAGAATGGCACCCATTCATCATCATTATGAGAAAAAAGGTTGGCCTGAGCCGCGTGTTATTGTCCGTTTTTGGATTATTACCATAGTGTTAGTATTAATAGGTTTAGTGACCTTAAAGGTACGTTAA
- the murD gene encoding UDP-N-acetylmuramoyl-L-alanine--D-glutamate ligase → MSNQQIAVLGLGETGLSCVNFLLKQGEQVTVFDTRQSPPGEDKLDSSVKLIKGELSFELLAKFNLIIASPGIALATPALQFALANGCEIIGDIELFARELSKPAYAHAKLVTISGSNGKSTVTSLLGEMAVAAKIKVAVGGNIGIPALDLLSPEIDLYILELSSFQLETTFSLNADIATLLNISEDHMDRYDSYAQYTAAKHRLYQQCKMALYNRDDKLTYPKNHSLNKTSFGFDKLAYGLVTDADKQIFLAKNGSPILAAKQLKLSGKHNWMNTLAAFALGEAVGLSEIGMFTALQAYSGLPHRCEFVAEINNVRWINDSKATNIGAAQAALLGLSETIPGNVHVILGGDGKGADFSELALVLKEIQGMIVCFGVDGKKIAAQHKRALLVENLEQAVENIFTTAQAGDLVILSPACASLDMYKNFMQRGDHFKRLVKALPARKN, encoded by the coding sequence ATGTCAAACCAACAGATTGCAGTACTAGGGCTTGGAGAAACCGGATTATCTTGTGTTAATTTTTTATTAAAACAAGGTGAGCAAGTGACTGTATTTGATACGCGGCAAAGCCCTCCCGGTGAGGATAAGCTTGATAGTTCAGTTAAACTTATCAAAGGTGAATTAAGCTTTGAGTTGCTCGCCAAGTTTAATTTAATTATTGCAAGCCCGGGCATCGCGTTGGCGACGCCGGCATTACAATTTGCTCTGGCCAATGGTTGTGAGATTATTGGTGATATAGAGTTATTTGCTAGAGAGCTTTCAAAACCTGCTTATGCACATGCTAAATTAGTTACTATCAGCGGTTCAAATGGTAAAAGTACAGTGACCAGTTTACTTGGCGAAATGGCGGTCGCTGCAAAAATAAAAGTGGCTGTTGGTGGTAATATTGGCATTCCCGCCCTTGATTTACTTTCTCCTGAAATTGATTTGTATATCTTAGAGTTATCGAGTTTTCAATTAGAAACTACCTTTTCATTAAATGCGGATATCGCAACGTTATTAAATATTAGTGAAGATCATATGGACAGATATGACTCCTATGCGCAGTATACGGCAGCGAAACATCGTCTCTATCAGCAATGTAAAATGGCACTGTATAATCGCGATGATAAGCTCACTTACCCAAAAAATCATAGTCTTAATAAAACCAGCTTTGGTTTTGATAAGCTTGCTTATGGATTGGTAACCGATGCAGATAAGCAGATTTTTTTGGCAAAAAATGGTTCCCCAATACTCGCTGCTAAACAATTGAAATTGAGTGGTAAGCATAATTGGATGAATACGTTGGCCGCTTTTGCATTGGGTGAGGCTGTCGGTTTAAGCGAAATCGGAATGTTTACAGCCTTACAAGCATATTCTGGTTTGCCGCACCGTTGTGAATTTGTTGCTGAGATAAACAATGTTCGTTGGATAAACGATTCAAAAGCCACCAATATAGGTGCCGCACAGGCTGCATTATTGGGTTTGTCCGAAACCATACCGGGTAATGTGCATGTTATTTTAGGCGGTGATGGCAAAGGTGCCGATTTTAGTGAGTTAGCGCTGGTGCTGAAAGAGATCCAAGGGATGATCGTCTGTTTTGGAGTTGACGGAAAAAAAATAGCGGCACAACATAAACGCGCACTGCTGGTTGAAAATTTAGAGCAGGCCGTTGAGAACATTTTCACAACGGCACAAGCAGGGGACTTGGTCATATTAAGCCCTGCTTGTGCCAGTTTAGATATGTATAAAAACTTTATGCAACGAGGAGATCACTTTAAACGCTTAGTCAAGGCATTGCCAGCGAGAAAAAACTGA
- the ftsW gene encoding putative lipid II flippase FtsW, translating to MALFNLFIQRSTNNSSEPYDRQLLIATFILMCIGMVIVASSSIPEGIALSADPFSFLKRQAFYLLLCLILLCAVVSIPMAHWYKHQGIILSLIFLGLIAVLLVGTEVNGAHRWLRLGPANIQPSEFAKPAIIFFLASYLYRRQKEVIDTIKGFMKPLIVLFAFSLLLLKQPDLGSIVVIIVIMMGMLFIANAKLISFIGIGAALLTAIIALIMTSSYRMERVFGFLDPWAEPFGRSYQLTQSLMAFGRGGWFGQGLGNSVQKLEYLPEAHTDFIMAILAEELGFIGVSLVLILEFYLVYKAFSIGKNALKQTFVFAGYVAIGIAIWFFFQTAVNIGAASGIAPTKGLTLPLVSYGGSSLITISLAIGLLLRIDYETRIATAETLIKKIKGSKKAKLKETVGEVDAQ from the coding sequence ATGGCATTATTTAATCTTTTTATACAAAGGAGTACCAACAATTCCTCTGAGCCCTATGACAGGCAACTTTTAATTGCTACGTTTATTCTTATGTGTATTGGCATGGTGATTGTTGCATCTTCTTCAATTCCCGAAGGTATTGCCCTCTCAGCAGATCCCTTTAGTTTTCTTAAGCGTCAAGCATTCTATTTATTACTTTGTTTAATACTGCTGTGCGCAGTTGTAAGTATTCCTATGGCACACTGGTATAAGCATCAAGGAATAATACTTAGTTTGATATTTTTAGGATTGATTGCGGTTCTGCTGGTGGGTACCGAAGTAAACGGTGCGCATCGCTGGTTGCGATTAGGTCCTGCTAATATACAACCATCAGAATTTGCTAAGCCTGCGATTATTTTCTTTTTAGCAAGTTATCTGTATCGCCGTCAAAAAGAAGTGATCGATACCATAAAAGGTTTTATGAAACCCCTGATAGTATTATTTGCTTTTTCATTATTGTTACTAAAACAGCCCGATTTGGGGTCAATAGTGGTCATTATTGTTATTATGATGGGGATGTTATTTATTGCCAATGCAAAGTTGATTTCATTTATTGGTATCGGAGCCGCGTTGTTGACTGCGATCATTGCGCTGATTATGACCTCATCTTATCGTATGGAACGTGTTTTTGGATTTTTAGATCCTTGGGCTGAGCCCTTTGGCCGAAGTTATCAATTAACTCAATCGCTGATGGCCTTTGGCCGGGGTGGTTGGTTTGGACAAGGTTTAGGCAATTCCGTCCAAAAATTAGAATATCTACCCGAAGCACATACGGATTTTATAATGGCAATACTGGCAGAAGAATTAGGTTTTATAGGTGTTAGTCTGGTCCTTATTTTGGAATTTTATTTGGTTTATAAAGCCTTTTCTATTGGTAAAAATGCCCTTAAGCAAACCTTTGTTTTCGCTGGTTATGTTGCTATCGGTATTGCCATTTGGTTTTTTTTCCAAACGGCTGTTAATATTGGCGCTGCATCTGGCATTGCGCCAACCAAAGGGTTAACGCTTCCTTTAGTGAGTTATGGCGGCTCTAGCCTGATTACTATCTCGCTGGCAATAGGTTTATTATTACGTATTGATTATGAAACCCGTATTGCAACTGCAGAAACGCTTATTAAAAAAATCAAAGGATCTAAAAAAGCTAAATTAAAAGAAACAGTAGGTGAAGTTGATGCGCAATAA
- the murG gene encoding undecaprenyldiphospho-muramoylpentapeptide beta-N-acetylglucosaminyltransferase, with amino-acid sequence MRNKKTLVVMAGGTGGHVFPGLAVADALKEQGWAVSWLGTADRMEAQLVPKHGYEIDFIDIAGIRGNGLKRLLMAPIRIIKSIWQARSVLKKRRVDLVLGMGGFASGPGGIAAWSMGIPVILHEQNAVAGLTNRILSLFSKRVLMGFSGAFKSGKAILVGNPVRKQLVDLPVKKISSEDVALKVLVVGGSLGAKVLNDLLPAVFSSFDNENFNIMHQSGEGHYQAVQKGYEQRLVKANVQEFITDMASAYDWADLVICRAGALTVAELAVVGLPAIFVPLPHAVDDHQTKNAQYLVSQEAAVLIAQKELTAKKISDYLRLFLQNRKLLTAMSQKSRKAAIIDATESVASICNQLV; translated from the coding sequence ATGCGCAATAAAAAAACATTAGTGGTCATGGCAGGCGGTACCGGTGGGCATGTATTCCCGGGACTTGCAGTGGCAGATGCACTAAAAGAGCAGGGTTGGGCAGTCAGTTGGTTGGGCACAGCGGATCGTATGGAAGCGCAACTTGTCCCTAAACATGGATATGAAATAGATTTTATCGATATTGCCGGCATACGGGGAAATGGCCTAAAACGTTTATTGATGGCACCCATTCGGATCATTAAATCAATCTGGCAAGCACGTTCTGTGTTAAAAAAACGCAGGGTTGATTTAGTCTTGGGAATGGGGGGATTTGCCAGCGGACCGGGTGGTATTGCCGCCTGGAGCATGGGGATTCCGGTTATTTTACATGAGCAAAATGCCGTGGCCGGACTAACAAATCGAATTCTATCACTATTTTCCAAGCGTGTATTAATGGGCTTTTCAGGTGCTTTTAAAAGTGGTAAAGCTATTTTGGTGGGCAACCCTGTGCGCAAGCAGCTTGTTGATCTGCCTGTAAAAAAAATCTCGTCTGAGGATGTGGCCCTTAAAGTACTCGTGGTTGGTGGGAGTTTAGGGGCTAAAGTATTAAATGACTTATTACCCGCCGTTTTTAGTTCGTTTGACAATGAAAACTTTAATATTATGCATCAGAGTGGTGAAGGACATTATCAGGCTGTGCAAAAAGGTTATGAACAACGGCTTGTTAAGGCAAATGTGCAAGAATTTATTACTGATATGGCGAGTGCTTATGACTGGGCTGATTTGGTTATTTGCCGCGCGGGGGCGTTAACTGTTGCGGAATTAGCGGTTGTCGGTTTACCCGCGATTTTTGTTCCCTTGCCACATGCCGTTGATGATCATCAAACTAAAAATGCCCAATATTTAGTCTCCCAAGAGGCGGCGGTGTTAATCGCACAAAAAGAATTAACTGCAAAAAAAATAAGCGATTATTTGCGTCTATTTCTACAAAATAGAAAATTATTGACTGCGATGTCACAAAAGAGTAGAAAAGCAGCCATTATTGATGCAACAGAGAGTGTTGCATCTATCTGTAATCAATTAGTTTAA
- the murC gene encoding UDP-N-acetylmuramate--L-alanine ligase yields the protein MIKIDLAQIRTTVPEMRRVKQIHFVGIGGAGMGGIAEVLAYEGYKISGSDIAENPVVRRLRSLGAEIFIGHQQDNIYGASVVVVSTAINADNPELLAAQQARIPVVRRAEMLAELMRYRHGVAVSGTHGKTTTTSLIASIYGQAQLDPTFVIGGLLNSAGTNAKLGQSRYLIAEADESDASFLHLQPMVSVVTNIEADHMDTYEGNFEVLKDTFVRFIQNLPFYGTAVVCLDDAVIEQLIPRFARQTVTYGFHEQADVRISDFSQCVNRSEFSVHRINKPAMKIQLNLPGKHNALNAAAAIAVAMEDDIDDFSISKALNEFAGIGRRFEQYGEFETGRGKAILVDDYGHHPTEVQATIDAARAAWPDKRLVMAYQPHRYTRTRDLYEDFAHVLAQVDQLLLLDVYAAGETPIAGADSRSLCRTIRQRSGKEPIFVASPEVLPAMLAQIIDDGDLVLTQGAGNIGAVVKTLAELQLNIEKMKKASRVQ from the coding sequence ATGATAAAAATTGACCTAGCCCAAATACGCACTACAGTACCTGAAATGCGTCGTGTTAAACAAATTCATTTTGTGGGAATTGGTGGCGCAGGTATGGGCGGCATTGCAGAAGTATTAGCCTATGAAGGTTATAAAATTTCAGGATCTGATATTGCTGAAAATCCGGTCGTCAGGCGATTACGTTCACTCGGCGCTGAGATTTTCATTGGTCATCAACAGGATAATATATATGGTGCGTCAGTGGTGGTTGTTTCAACTGCCATTAATGCTGATAATCCAGAACTATTAGCGGCGCAACAGGCCCGAATTCCGGTGGTGCGCCGAGCAGAAATGTTGGCTGAATTGATGCGTTATCGTCATGGTGTTGCCGTTTCCGGTACACACGGGAAAACCACTACAACAAGCTTAATCGCGAGTATTTATGGGCAAGCTCAACTCGATCCTACTTTTGTGATCGGCGGTCTATTAAATAGCGCAGGCACCAATGCAAAATTAGGGCAAAGTCGCTATTTAATCGCAGAAGCTGATGAAAGTGATGCCTCATTTTTACATTTGCAACCTATGGTTTCAGTAGTGACCAATATTGAAGCTGACCATATGGATACCTACGAAGGAAATTTTGAAGTATTGAAAGATACCTTTGTTCGCTTTATACAAAACTTGCCTTTTTATGGCACTGCAGTGGTATGCCTTGATGATGCTGTTATTGAACAATTGATCCCACGTTTTGCGCGACAAACTGTTACTTATGGTTTCCACGAACAAGCGGATGTTCGTATTTCAGATTTCTCACAATGCGTAAACCGCAGTGAATTTTCAGTTCATAGAATTAATAAACCAGCAATGAAAATTCAGCTTAATCTTCCGGGAAAACATAATGCATTAAATGCAGCTGCCGCGATCGCTGTCGCAATGGAAGACGATATCGATGATTTCTCCATTTCAAAGGCACTTAATGAATTTGCCGGTATTGGCCGTCGTTTTGAACAATACGGGGAATTTGAAACTGGACGTGGTAAAGCTATTTTGGTTGATGATTACGGTCACCATCCGACGGAAGTACAAGCAACCATTGATGCTGCGCGCGCGGCTTGGCCGGATAAACGTTTAGTAATGGCTTATCAGCCACACCGGTATACAAGAACACGTGATCTCTATGAAGATTTTGCGCATGTCTTAGCGCAAGTAGATCAATTATTACTGCTGGATGTCTATGCTGCCGGTGAAACGCCTATCGCCGGCGCTGATAGCCGCTCTTTATGCCGTACTATCCGGCAACGTAGTGGTAAAGAGCCTATTTTTGTTGCCAGTCCTGAAGTGTTGCCTGCTATGCTGGCGCAGATAATTGACGATGGTGATCTTGTTTTAACACAGGGGGCTGGCAATATTGGTGCGGTGGTTAAAACATTAGCTGAATTGCAACTCAATATAGAAAAAATGAAAAAAGCGAGCCGCGTACAATGA
- a CDS encoding D-alanine--D-alanine ligase yields the protein MSLDFGKVAVLFGGHSAEREVSLRSGKAVLNALLRQGIDAYAIDPKFDDLLQLKQLNFDRVFIALHGRGGEDGVIQGFLSTLDIPYTGSDVLSSAIAMDKSKTKQIWQSLQLPTAQYRIIIKEAFDPAQAEQILAGLSGIAIVKPVSEGSSLGMAKVSTAKELIKALTEAFKFDQTVLLETWITGQEYTVSILNGKALPAIRMHTNNTFYDYQAKYQSTDTQYYCPCGLEQEKLAELNQLAVDAFAAIGCRGWGRVDFMLDKSGQWYLLEVNTVPGMTETSLVPKAAKEAGYDFDQLTIEILKQTL from the coding sequence ATGAGTTTAGATTTTGGTAAAGTTGCCGTCTTATTTGGTGGTCACAGTGCGGAGCGTGAAGTGTCGTTACGTTCTGGAAAAGCGGTGTTAAATGCATTGTTGCGGCAAGGGATTGATGCCTATGCTATTGATCCTAAGTTTGATGATTTATTGCAGCTAAAACAATTAAATTTTGATCGTGTTTTTATTGCTTTGCATGGGCGAGGAGGTGAAGATGGTGTTATACAGGGATTTTTAAGTACATTGGATATTCCCTATACAGGCAGTGATGTTTTAAGTTCGGCTATTGCAATGGATAAATCAAAGACCAAGCAAATTTGGCAAAGTCTGCAATTACCAACCGCCCAGTACCGAATTATCATTAAAGAGGCATTTGACCCCGCACAGGCTGAACAGATACTGGCAGGTTTATCGGGCATAGCGATAGTTAAGCCCGTCAGTGAAGGTTCCAGTCTCGGTATGGCAAAAGTAAGCACTGCAAAGGAGCTTATTAAAGCACTGACTGAGGCTTTTAAATTTGATCAGACAGTATTACTTGAAACGTGGATCACCGGGCAAGAGTACACTGTATCAATCTTAAATGGAAAAGCATTGCCGGCTATCCGGATGCACACTAATAATACATTTTATGATTATCAGGCTAAGTATCAATCGACGGACACACAATATTATTGTCCTTGTGGTCTTGAACAAGAAAAGCTCGCTGAATTAAATCAATTAGCGGTAGATGCCTTTGCTGCCATTGGGTGTCGCGGATGGGGACGAGTGGATTTTATGCTGGATAAGTCAGGGCAATGGTATTTATTAGAAGTCAATACCGTGCCCGGTATGACAGAAACAAGCTTAGTGCCTAAAGCTGCAAAAGAAGCGGGTTACGATTTTGATCAGCTGACCATCGAAATTTTAAAGCAAACACTGTAA
- a CDS encoding FtsQ-type POTRA domain-containing protein produces MIYKLKKINIGKWISLIFFLILMYGLQNSYSKLKSWLTDEQSLPLTSLILTGDMQHVSSDDVRGVLKEQKDSLNFFTLEIAQIQKQLEDMPWVYSASIRKQWPDTIKIHIVEQSIIAIWNNSALLNQAGDIIYTPMEDISDQYIKLNGEDEFVKQVLQTYLEVELLLKVNKFKIKLLSSDKRNSSNIILNNGIALRLGKEQKLDRIQRFLSVFPLIEKKYNVDTIDYLDLRYDTGIAIGWQKGKS; encoded by the coding sequence ATGATCTATAAATTAAAAAAAATCAACATTGGCAAATGGATTAGTTTGATTTTTTTTCTTATTTTAATGTACGGGTTACAGAACAGTTATTCAAAATTAAAATCATGGTTAACCGATGAACAATCTTTACCCTTAACCTCTTTAATTTTAACGGGTGATATGCAGCACGTTTCATCGGACGATGTGCGCGGCGTATTAAAAGAGCAAAAAGATAGTTTAAATTTTTTTACTCTGGAAATTGCACAAATTCAAAAACAGCTTGAAGATATGCCATGGGTCTATTCTGCGTCGATACGCAAACAATGGCCTGATACAATAAAAATTCACATTGTTGAACAGTCAATTATTGCTATTTGGAACAATAGCGCGCTGTTAAATCAGGCTGGCGATATTATTTACACCCCTATGGAGGATATTTCGGATCAATATATTAAGCTCAATGGTGAAGATGAATTTGTTAAGCAAGTATTACAAACTTACTTGGAAGTTGAACTGTTATTAAAAGTGAATAAATTTAAGATTAAATTATTAAGCAGCGATAAGCGTAACTCAAGTAACATTATTTTAAATAATGGTATTGCATTACGCTTAGGTAAAGAACAAAAACTGGATCGTATTCAACGCTTTTTAAGTGTCTTTCCATTAATAGAAAAAAAATATAATGTTGATACAATTGACTATTTAGATTTGCGTTACGATACTGGAATAGCGATTGGTTGGCAAAAAGGTAAATCTTGA
- the ftsA gene encoding cell division protein FtsA, which yields MESNYTVGLDIGSSKIVLLIGEQMANNMINIVGIGEVPAKGVDKGSVTDLDSVVTAIQNALTVAEEMANCKVSSVNLSVSGAHIESTNESGTWAIDDNAVSSYDIESVLHNAQSIKIRDDQRLLHVIPQQYSIDSQEGISNPLGLAGVKLKADVHLITCHNDFVKNLEKAVELCGLLIEQLTFSGVASSAAILSEDEKELGVCIVDIGSGTMDISVYIAGALRHSSVLAYAGNSVSNDIAITFSSPQSSAEKIKIKYGCLQRDSIDPDEMIELTSVGGRNARTLQRQMLVDVIEARYSELLELIKKELCKLSSGSGMEGLKQKLAAGIVITGGAAQMVGLVEVAEKVFDNMQVRIGKPENLQGLVDDVATPAYSTVLGLLRFKTTPFSKNDESPDVSGFSVIISRIRSRFSVIINRIKKEY from the coding sequence ATGGAAAGTAACTATACAGTTGGATTAGATATTGGCAGCAGTAAAATTGTCCTCCTAATTGGAGAACAAATGGCTAATAATATGATCAATATCGTGGGTATTGGAGAGGTGCCCGCAAAAGGTGTTGATAAAGGTTCTGTTACTGATTTAGATTCCGTTGTCACTGCGATTCAAAATGCATTAACGGTTGCTGAAGAGATGGCCAATTGTAAAGTATCCTCGGTGAATTTATCTGTTTCTGGTGCGCATATTGAATCAACGAATGAATCGGGTACCTGGGCTATCGACGATAATGCTGTTTCTTCTTATGATATTGAAAGTGTGTTGCATAACGCCCAATCAATAAAAATACGTGATGATCAACGTTTATTACATGTGATCCCACAACAATATTCAATTGATTCTCAAGAAGGTATTAGTAACCCGCTGGGATTAGCGGGGGTTAAACTAAAAGCGGATGTGCATTTAATTACCTGTCATAATGATTTTGTTAAAAATTTAGAAAAAGCGGTTGAATTATGTGGTTTGTTAATCGAACAACTCACCTTCTCCGGTGTTGCGTCGAGTGCCGCTATTTTAAGTGAAGATGAAAAAGAGTTAGGTGTTTGTATTGTTGATATAGGCAGCGGCACGATGGACATATCTGTTTATATTGCAGGCGCATTAAGGCATAGTTCAGTGCTGGCTTATGCTGGAAATTCAGTCTCCAATGATATTGCCATTACCTTTAGTTCACCACAAAGCTCAGCGGAAAAAATTAAAATTAAATATGGCTGTTTACAACGCGATAGTATCGATCCTGACGAAATGATTGAATTGACCAGTGTGGGCGGGAGGAATGCGCGAACGCTGCAACGGCAAATGTTAGTTGATGTGATTGAAGCCCGCTATAGTGAATTATTAGAGTTAATAAAAAAAGAGTTATGCAAACTAAGCAGTGGATCTGGAATGGAAGGTCTAAAACAGAAATTGGCGGCGGGTATTGTTATAACAGGCGGTGCGGCACAAATGGTAGGTTTGGTTGAGGTTGCAGAGAAAGTATTTGACAATATGCAAGTACGGATAGGAAAACCAGAGAATTTACAAGGTCTAGTCGATGATGTTGCGACACCTGCTTATTCAACCGTTTTAGGTTTGTTACGTTTTAAAACTACACCGTTTAGCAAAAATGATGAAAGCCCGGATGTCAGTGGTTTCTCGGTGATTATAAGTAGAATAAGAAGTCGTTTCTCGGTGATTATAAATAGAATTAAAAAAGAATATTAA